The stretch of DNA GTGCTCGGAGCTGGACATTTAGGAAAAATCCATCTCAAATTAATAAAAGATATTCCGCAGTACGAACTGTTGGGTTTTTACGATTCGAACAAAGAATACGCACAAAAAACAGCTGAAGAATTAGGACTTAAAGCATTTTCATCCATTGATGAATTGATTCAAGCAGTGGATGTGGTGGACATTGTAACACCCACAATTTATCATTACGAATGTGCTGCAAAAGCCTTAAAAAGTTCCAAACACGTTTTTATCGAAAAGCCGCTTACGAATACGATTGAAGAAGCTAAAAGCTTGATGCAATTGGCAAAAGAAGCAAATGTAAAAGTGCAGGTAGGACACGTGGAACGTTTTAATCCGGCGTTTTTAGCCGGAAAAAATTATTGTTCACAACCCATGTTTATTGAAGCGCATCGTTTGGCGATGTTTAATCCGCGCGGAACGGATGTTTCCGTAGTATTGGATTTGATGATTCACGACATTGATATTGTGTTGCATTTAGTCAAATCGAATATCAAGCGCATAAGCGCGAGTGGAGTAGCAGTTGTGAGCGAAACACCTGATATCACGAATGCGCGCATCGAATTTGATAACGGTTGCGTTGCCAATTTAACAGCGAGCCGTATTTCGATGAAAAATATGCGAAAATTGCGCTTTTTTCAGAAAGATGCCTATATTTCTATTGATTTCTTAGAAAAGAAGACAGAAATTGTTCGTTTGCAAAATGTAAATCCGAAAGATGTAGATCCTTTAGCTGTAACAATTGATTTGGGCGAAGGAAAAGGCATGAAACAATTGTATTTTGAAGCACCAACGATTGAAGCAGGAAATGCTATAAAAATGGAACTCGAATCATTTGCAGCAGCCATTACAAATAATACTATACCTATGGTAACCATTGATGATGGCTTCAAAGCATTGGATGTGGCATATAAAATTATTGAAAAAATGAAATTAAATGCTGATTTTTTTCAGTCTGAAACAATAAATAACAAATAATTACGTATTCCTTTTATAAAAATGCGGAATAGCAAAAGAAGCATCCAAAAAATAATTTTTTCAGCCGTTATTTTAACGGCTATTATTTCTTGCAATAAATTGGCTCCTTCCGAAAATATCCCGGCATACATTAAAATTAATGGCATTACGCTGAGGTCAGATACTAACAAGCAGCATACTTTATCCAATAAAATTACAGATTCTTGGG from Bacteroidia bacterium encodes:
- a CDS encoding Gfo/Idh/MocA family oxidoreductase, with amino-acid sequence MLKIGVLGAGHLGKIHLKLIKDIPQYELLGFYDSNKEYAQKTAEELGLKAFSSIDELIQAVDVVDIVTPTIYHYECAAKALKSSKHVFIEKPLTNTIEEAKSLMQLAKEANVKVQVGHVERFNPAFLAGKNYCSQPMFIEAHRLAMFNPRGTDVSVVLDLMIHDIDIVLHLVKSNIKRISASGVAVVSETPDITNARIEFDNGCVANLTASRISMKNMRKLRFFQKDAYISIDFLEKKTEIVRLQNVNPKDVDPLAVTIDLGEGKGMKQLYFEAPTIEAGNAIKMELESFAAAITNNTIPMVTIDDGFKALDVAYKIIEKMKLNADFFQSETINNK